One Miscanthus floridulus cultivar M001 chromosome 11, ASM1932011v1, whole genome shotgun sequence DNA window includes the following coding sequences:
- the LOC136494853 gene encoding uncharacterized protein: MGTASDLTSATSGTLGATSAPTICPFATINVKLHVPMVLELKPSNFTKWSMAFRAMCGKFGLLQHLDTASPARPTDEAWQQADFCVRGWMYSTASDSVLNLAMTNTQQTACALWQAIDDVFQANKAPRAIFLNHEFHSMIQGDSSIDDYCVRMKAKADELRDVGQTVLESTLVLNLLRGLNEVYSTVADNIAGQQPLTFSSARHQLLLKELRLQNDEKVRAASALFTAASFPAGGQQQQQQDNRRPNSKKGGQQPSTSGGHNPNRRLPWGFNPWTGEHVALGERVTPPGQRRHSGFGGSGGPNAQSGRQQGLLGPAPQAHTAFTPAATSGNSSSSTWDAAGLIATLQAMNMQGNSPWVVDSGASTHMTSSDGSPNGTRDSPL; encoded by the exons atGGGAACTGCCTCAGACCTCACCTCTGCCACCAGCGGCACCCTAGGGGCTACTTCTGCCCCGACCATCTGCCCCTTCGCCACTATCAATGTCAAGCTGCACGTCCCCATGGTCCTCGAGTTAAAGCCCTCCAACTTCACCAAGTGGTCGATGGCTTTCCGCGCCATGTGCGGGAAGTTTGGCCTGCTGCAACACCTCGACACCGCCTCCCCTGCGCGCCCCACCGACGAAGCATGGCAGCAGGCTGACTTCTGCGTCCGCGGATGGATGTACAGCACCGCCTCCGACTCAGTCCTCAACCTCGCCATGACCAACACTCAGCAGACGGCATGCGCGCTGTGGCAGGCCATCGACGACGTGTTCCAGGCGAACAAAGCGCCTCGTGCCATCTTCCTCAATCACGAGTTCCACTCGATGATTCAAGGGGATTCCTCCATCGACGACTACTGCGTCCGCATGAAGGCGAAGGCCGACGAACTGCGTGACGTTGGCCAGACCGTCCTCGAGAGCACCCTCGTCCTCAACCTTCTGCGCGGCCTCAACGAGGTCTACTCTACGGTCGCCGACAACATCGCCGGGCAACAGCCCCTCACCTTCTCCTCCGCTCGCCATCAGCTTCTCCTCAAGGAACTGCGGCTGCAGAATGACGAGAAGGTACGTGCTGCCTCGGCGCTCTTCACTGCTGCCTCCTTTCCTGCTggtggccagcagcagcagcagcaggacaaCCGGCGCCCCAACAGCAAGAAGGGCGGCCAGCAGCCCTCCACCTCTGGCGGCCACAACCCCAACCGGCGCCTACCCTGGGGCTTTAACCCCTGGACCGGCGAACACGTGGCTCTTGGTGAGCGGGTCACCCCTCCTGGACAACGCCGCCATAGTGGCTTCGGCGGGTCTGGTGGCCCCAACGCCCAGTCTGGGCGCCAGCAGGGCCTCCTCGGGCCTGCTCCCCAGGCACACACAGCCTTCACTCCTGCGGCAACCTCCGGCAACTCCAGCAGCTCCACCTGGGATGCAGCCGGCCTCATCGCCACCCTACAGGCCATGAACATGCAGGGCAACTCACCCTGGGTCGTCGATTCCGGCGCCTCAACACATATGACGTCCTCGGATG GATCTCCGAACGGGACGCGTGACTCTCCGCTGTAA